TTTATTCAAAGGATATTATGATggtaaaagttattatattataatcatATTAACTTAGagatacatatataactaacaTAATGATGCAACCGGATAACTTTTTTCATTCATAGTGTCCGGTGAATTTCAAAAGGATACTGATACAACACAAAGTAGTCAAAAGCATATCATATATTTTGGAAcatcatttaggtagaaaatggaAGTAGCCTCTCTGCTTagatagaggtaaggtctgcccgcaggtattggggctcaaaacccgcggaagacGGCACTAAgcagtttctttttttatattttgaaacttCAAGAAATATGGTGGGGATAAGAACTTATTCTTATGTATAAGCCTATAGAGAAGCTGTGCATTTAGCCTTTGTTTACGTCCAACTCGGTCTACTTCGATTTGAGTTAATCTTTGAGATAAAAAATGGTCGTTAAAATGCAATTTTATCAAACACCCCCAAAACCATAAtgatatatgtagatatatatttcAAGTATGAATATTAAAAAGGGGAAGTGGAAATTGGATTGCAAAAACTAACGCTGAGATTCGTAATTTTATCAAATGAAACCGAAGAAAAAAGATATGATATTATAACCATATCGTCCAAAATATGAAAGACAGAGATGAGGAAATACCTTGTTGTGTCGACGTGGGGGATATGGGATATGAGGGGCCAGTAGGAGCCATTTTTGCTGCATCTTTTTTTTAGATCTGGGCAGTCATTAAGGACACTCAAACTTAAAAGCGAAGGAAACAACATTTTTGGGAGATGTTTCATCTTTGGGCATTTGATAAAGTGGAGATATTGAAGGGAGGCGAGGTGTTGGACCCCCTTTGAAAATGATTTCAGtttcttaaaattatttatcCACAGATCAGTAAGAGATGAAGGAAGAAGATGGGACAATTGACTAAAATCAATcacatcctcatcatcatctgaCGATGATCCCCCGTTTAAGATTAGCGATACAAGTGACAGAGGGAAATTCTGTGGCCCCCATTTTGAGATGGGCTTCTTCAGGCCCCCAATTCTAAGGGAAGCCAACTTGGGAGGCCAAAGTCCACGAGGAAAGGATGCATCCAATCTTGGACAACTTGTAATCCGCATGTATTTTAAGGATCCCAGATCCAACAATTGGTGGTCAGGAAACGACACTAGACTTGAACACTCATGTATTTGCAATGAGGTGAGGTGAAGGAAGCAATTCAATTCAATGATTAATTTCAGATGTGGCAGGTTACTAATCTCTACATGTTCAACCGTTGGCATGCTACTTCCGTGGTTGAAAATCATCTTACTCGTGTCTCCTCCTCCTTCATATCCTCCAAACTCCTTTTTCATTACTTTCTCACATCTCGAAATGGTAACTGACTTGAGCTTCTGCCCTCCTCCCGACGTGAAGGAGATATCCGTAAGTGAATCACAAAGAAAGATATACAACGTCTCTATGCTATTTGGAACACTACAACGCTCCATGTTCTCACATACCCATATCTCCAACTTACGAAGAGATGTCAGGTGGAGGTTGCTCCCACAATCACCGTCCTCTTCTTTAATCCCCAATCTCACCAAATTATCACAATGTTTTATATTCAAGTTCCTTAAGTTCACAAAAACCTTACTTGCCTTTGCTTCTGATTCCCATAAGTATTTAATCTCCTTGCAACACTTAATACTTAGTTCTTCAACTGACCCAATAAATTCCATAACACCTTCCCACACATCATCCGTAAGCCCTGAAATATTATCTATTTTCAACTTGGTTACTGATGAAGCTATTTGAACCAGACTTCTCAACACACAATCGCCACATTGACTTACTTTTAACACCCTCAATGAAGGTAATGCTTCAAGTGAAACTTTAGCCAATTTAGGACAAGATTTGATATGAAGCTCTTGAAGACATGGAAACACAATCCCACTATTGGCTGACCACATTTCCCACCCCAACATATCATCAAAATTTAGAATTTCAAGTAAAGGAAATGTACGACCATTTCCAAGTAACTCCAGACCCACAACTTTCACTTCATGCAACCCTTTCAAGGACAACTCCTTAAGTGACGGTAACTGCCCGAGTGATGGTAAAGATAAACATCTTTTACAGTCATGTATTGACACATGTTTCAACTGAAGAAACAATGGATCCCCAACCCAATTTGGAAGTTCTATTCCCCCATAAGACACCACTTTAAGTTGATTTAAGCTTTCATTATGAGGCTTGAGCTCATTTAAGACCTCATTCTCAACCATTGTTTTTCGAGAACCATCAAACACATCACTCCATTCGACTTCTAACTCACTAAACCTCTTTTCTGAAAAGTTTGCGTCTCGTGCGTCAATTGAACTTTGAACTTTATCCAATCCCTTAATAGAAATTTTCCCACATATATTCTTTAGACTTTTAAGCTCATGTAGTTGAAATCCATTCTCACCTTCAATAATGATCTTGGAGAGAGTTTGTAAGTTGCTCAAGTCACCAATCCTCGACGGTAACTTATTCAAAGACGGAGTATTTCGGACGTCAAAATGCCgcaaattttttagttttgagaAGCTGTTGGGCAACTTAGCAAGATCATAACATTCAAAAACAATCAATACTTGTAAATTGTAGAGATTGCAAATGCTTTATGGTAGATGTGTGATTTTAGTTCGAGATAGATTAAGATACCGCAAGTGCCTTAAACTACCAATGGACTCGGGCACTTCAGCAATCTCAAAATTACTCAAGCATAGAACCCTTAACAATGGTAACTTAGGAAGTAAGTCATCGAGAATCTTATTCGATAAGTAGAAGCGTTGCCAATCTTTTAAGCTTTCTAGTAACCCAAGAGACGTTACCATGAATGTTCTCATACTTTTAGCTCTGCTAACTTCTTCAAACTTCTTGTAAGCTACATATTCTTCAAGGTCAAATGACATATGACGGTACTTATTCGCCACTTCTTTCCTGGTATCTCTCACCGTCACATTGTTTAACCTTAAAAAGAATTCTCCAGCAACAGATGTGGCCAAGTCATTCATGAGATCATGCATTACATATAATGATTCATTTGGCACATGCTGGAAAAAGGACCTTGACAACAACTCTTCAAAATATACATGGCCCAATTGTTCTTCTGTCGAATTGGCAGGAGGAGATTGCCGCAAAAGCCCTTCAGCCATCCACAACAAAACCAAATCATCCCTATCAAACATATAGTCTTTCGGGAACAAAGAACAATATGCAAACAACCGCTTTAAACGTGCAGAAAGATCATGGTAGCTTACTTTAAGTGCTGGAATAATTCCACCCCCATCTTCTAACCTCCATATTTCACTATGTAAAACTTCCTTCCAGTattcttcttcattttgttttgtcCTCAATAGCCTACCAAGTGCTTTTAAAGCCAAAGGCAAACCATTACATTTTTTGATAATGCTTTCACCATGTGGTTTGAGCGTTGGATGTGAATCAAAGTCATTTACACCTAATGCATGTTGTACCAATAATGACAAAGCATCATCAGGAGACAGACTCGGCAGGTGGTTTAAATGATTGTAACCTAACTTTTTGAGCAATTGCTCCTTTCGTGTTGTCATGATGATCTTACTTCCGTGAGCGCATGCATGAAACGGACCCACCAGGATTTCCCAATCTTCACAACTTTCACTCCATACATCATCTAAAACTAGCAGAAATGTTTTATCCCTGAGATGATCTTTAAGAGCTACTTGAAGGAGGTTTAAATCTGCGAATTCCCTGTTTTCACCCGTGATAGATTGAAAGATAATTTTACTTATGGCAAAATTATCAAACTCGTCGGAAACACAAACCCACGCCTTTAATTGGAAATGATCATTGACCTGCTTTTCGTCATACAAAAGTCTAGCTAGAGTAGTTTTACCTACCCCGCCCATACCAACTATGGGAACAATGCTAAAGTTCTGATCACATTTTTCACCCCCCAATAATCTATGGactaattcatctttttctGTTTCTCGTCCAACAATACTAGATACATCTACCAAAGAGGTCTGATACTTtctatttatatcttttgtCTTACATGTTTCACAATCAAACCAagcttatttttttctttttcaagatcttgcaACCTAGTGTTAATATTATCCAACTTGTGATGCATCCTATTACTAATTGATAAATTTGTGCAACAAGTCGGGATGATCAGCTTTTTTACCTTGCTGGTGATGGCTGCAGATTGTTGTGTCAACTCATGGTGCATGGCGTCGGTTGCCAGGCTATCAAGTATGTCGTCCATATCATAAGCGAGATGTTGGAGACCATTCAGCCACTGTGTAACTGCTTCATCAGTTATTTCTTTTTCGGAAGCATCATTCAGCACATTTGTGATCTGGGTCAACGACCTCTCCAAGTTTTTGAGATCAGAATGAATTTGCTGAGAGCGAACATACTTGTTCTTAGCTTCAGTGGCCAGCTTCTGGATAACCATTTTAAGGATGTCAGCAGCAATTACTTCAGCCATTTTTTTCGATGAGAGCACAGAATAGATTCAGTAGAGATGTATTTATGTAAAAATGAGTGTAAATGAAAGAGTTTTTCAACCATTGTTTATAGTGGTAATTTTAGTCTTCAAAGGTTATGGTCAACTGTTTGTTAGcccaataaaaaaattaattgtagATATATTCATTATCAAGACAAAGACAGTTATGGAAGTATCTATAGATTTTCTACTAACCAATATGAATCCGCACATATAATATGATTGAAAAGTGCAAGTGGGAGTTGGGATGGTGTAACAACCCAAATGAAGCTAACGAAATTGTACCCTTCATGCAAAGGAGTGGATGCTTCTGAAAAGGTAGATAAATTGATTTATCATTAGTTATAAAAATGCTTCACGTAGTTTTTGGCATTCAATTATTACATGGGGTGATCGATTCAAATTGTTTGGGGTGAAGTTAATAGTTTATTGTGACAAAAAAACGATTTCTGACATGTGATGTTCAATGATTTATTCTCATGCTATGCAAGAATGCCATGTTTTTGTTCTAGATTTATTTTCATGAAGGGAAAAAACTTACCCCAGCAAATCTATATCAGAAAAGATAGGCGTTCCAAATTTATATCTAAACGAGCATATCTTTGGTCAAACCGTATGCAGGACTACATCAACGACCTCGAATATAGATCTCTTGCAAATTCATGGATTGAAGATCGAACCCTGGCCTTTTACTTCACAGATGATATTTTCTACTACATCCAACACAACTTTTCTAAAGAGTGAATGGCCGACACTCTAAATTTTCCTATaggttttaaaattttcctATAAGTTTTTAACAATTACCcccttatataatttttatggattattttaattttgatccCTTTGGGATTTTTTTTTGGTATCGCCTCTGGGTTATACAATATTGTTCAAGTTTGTTAACAATTACTGTATTAGTTTTGAAGATTGGATTGCAGACTTCAATTTTTGATAAAGTTTGCAGACTTTAATTTGTGATATAGAAATTGTATGATAAACGGATTGTCACATGTTTGGGATCACGATCTATGATTAGTATTTGAATGTACATCATCTATATTAGTATTTTTAGAAGTCTATCACTTACAtttgaaacaaacaaaaaatatttataaccaaATGATATTACGATAATCTTAGAGAACACGAATGAGCCAATGAGAAGAGGAAAGCTTTTATTTCTCTTTAGAATAATGATATTCCAAAACACTTGAAAGTCTGATtgtattacattacattacagtacatacatatataggattatatatatttgacacaAAAAAGAATTAGATAGCTTGGAAGAAAATGGTAACAATTAAAGGGAGCTAGTGACAGAAGCCGATGGATAATTTACTTCCATTGATTGGCAACAATGTCAGCCAAATCAACCACCCTCTGTGAGTAACCCCATTCATTGTCATACCATGCAATCACCTTCACCATATCATCTCCCATAACCATTGTCAAGGAAGAGTCAACGGTTGACGAGACATCACTACATCTAAAGTCAACAGACACGAGTGGCTCATCACACACCGATAAGATACCGTTCAGCTCATTGGCTGCAGCTTCTCGGAATGCGGCATTCACCTCCTCAGCAAAGGTCTTCTTTGAAACCTGAACAACCAGGTCCACTACAGATACATTTGGTGTAGGCACACGCAGAGCAATACCGTTGAGCTTCCCTTTGAGTGATGGCAACACAAGTGCCACGGCCTTTGCTGCACCAGTGGATGTTGGGACAATGTTGAGTGCTGCAGCCCGTGCACGTCTTAAGTCACGGTGGCTAGCATCCAAAAGTCGCTGGTCTCCGGTATAAGAGTGAGTGGTGGTCATTGTTCCCTTTATAATTCCTGCACGTGACCAAGTAATTATATACATGGAACTAGTTTTTGGCATATTAAGCAAAAAGAACGCACGGAAGAATAACATACCGAATTTTTGGTCAATGACTTTGACGAAAGGAGCAAGGCAGTTGGTGGTGCAGGAGGCGTTACTTATGATGTTTTCAGAATGGTTGTACAGATCAGCATTGACACCAACAACATAAGTAGGAATGTCACCTTTCCCTGGTGCGGTGATCAGAACCTTCTTTGCTCCAGCTTCAATGTGCTTCCCAGCTCCATCTCTGTCAACAAACACTCCAGTGCCTTCTATCACCAAATCAATCCCCATTTCCCTGCATTCATGTTAACTTACTTATATATCCATATATCCCAATTCCTGTTATGATAGCTAGAATGAAAGATGCGTACCCCCATGGGAGGTTGGATGGGTTGCGGTCAGAGACAACTTTGATGATCTTTCCATCAACGGAAATCGCGCTGTCTCCTGAAGGTTTAACATCTGCGTCAAATATTCCGAGAGTTGAGTCATATTTGAGAAGGTGGGAGGCTTGTTTGACACCGCCGGTGTCATTGATAGCAATAACATCCAGAGGGGAGTCCTTCCTGCCATGCCAACATCGCAAGAAATTTCTTCCAATGCGCCCAAATCCATTGATGGCTACCTTCAGCTTTGCTTCCACCGGTCCCTTACAACCCTTTCCTGTACCGACCTAATTGCCAAACTCTtgcttaattattattgttgccATTGGCATTATATATttcaaatcaaaaaaaaaaaaaaaaattctttgacAATGGAAATGAGATGTATGGAGTAATGAGAGAAATCTGATTCGACTATTTTAGGACAGTTGAAGCTTATTCTTAACAATTTGAGATCTAACAAAATTACTCTATCTAAAGAAAAATTAACCAGATTTAGCAAAGTTTTCAAATAACTTATTAGATGTGtatttcttaattatttagAGGGGTAGCAATGGTTGGTGGTTGCCTTCATGGTCTCCTGGTCGTTTTCCCTCAACCTTGAGCTCACCCCATTGTGTGAGACTAGTAGTTGTGGTTGGGTGGCTCATGATGCGTACAACAAAAGAAGTTTAAATCTTTTTTCCTACTCTCTCtcgagttatatatatacatcaataaaaaagtttaacatGCAACGATGTATAAATTTCAGAAGTTTggagtgatatatatatcaataaaaatgtttaacgtgaaaatatgtaaaaaaggAAAAGTACTTTGGTGTAGTGGTTGAGAAGTGGTTGgattattttttctattgtggCGCTGATGAGGACTAGTGGACTAGCGGTGGTTACCACATAGTAGAAAACCCACCGTTACCACCCTTAAAGATTAATAATACAGTATATGGAAAACCAGGGGGATTAAACAACTGCAAACTGCAAGTCTGCAAGCATACGGTTTCATCTGAAATTTCGcacacttttgtttttaaacaaGGAATTGTATGGAAGATCAACTCATCGGGACTATTAAAGACATAATAGTGCTGAACCAATGGACTCTCTGTTTCAAGGAAACCGACAACAATAGCAATGGCTATATGGGCCATCGAGGCTGTTACTTCTTAATATTTCTTAAATAGTTAGGACCAACGAGCATTTAATTTATCGGTTTTGCGATGTATGATCCAATCAACATATAGTTACGTTGTAGATAAAATAATTGGTGCCGATATCAGGTATTATATGTGTAAGTTGCCTactaaaaaatgaatatatacgTAGACGTGGTATCTAATATACTTGAGAGTGAGTATATATGAATCGGATAGTACACGATGGAACTTTTAAGGGGCCAAAGGGGGTTCGAGCCCCtccaaaagtttttgtttttaacactaattttttatacacttttcaaaaataattttcataatatatattagcCCCTCTAACAAAGCTAAATTTTATGTCTCATTAAAATCCGCCCCTCCATAGCTAGTGTTCAAGTTCCGCCATTGATAGTACAGTATATAGTGAAGTACTTACGAACGAGGTTTGGAAGGAAACCATGGAGACGAAGTCATCAGAAACTTTCCTTTCAAAAGGAAGAGGTGCAAATGAGCTACGGAGGCCAGCAAATTCAGAAAATCCCTTAGCATTTGCCTATAACCaaacaacaaacatatatatttaattaaacagCAATAAGAAGAAACGAAGTATGTGGACTAgctaaaaaaaagaatatgcatatgcatatatataagatataaatatatgcaTGCATAATGTGAGCTAGATAAGGAACCTGGAGGGAAGAATTGGCCATAGTGAAGGCCATGCTGATGATGTATGGTTGTATGCAAGAGATCAGTTAAGGTTTTGAGGGGTTGTTTGTAAGGTTATAGTGTGGATGAGGTTGATTGGCTATCACAGATAAGCCTATCTATCATCCAATCTTATGGTTGTGGTTGAGGTTCTATGTCATGTTTGTGTCTCCAAATGCTCTCTTTAGTATTTTCTCTCTCCAAAATCTAAAATGGTGGACATGAGATGGATATCAATCCTTCTTATCTGcctatatatttttcaatttctaaatattacaaaaattttaatgttCTATCTATTCTATACATAGTAAACTCAAATAACtcatgctatatataatttcttttaaaaagtgtttgtaATATATAAGACTATCATgtctaatttatttaaaaacaatgAACCCTTAGTTAACCAAGGAAGTGAAGAAATGTGTTAGTAAATTAAATAACCAAAGAAAGTGATTTTATATAATAGAAAACGTTAATCACTTACTTTAAAAGACAAAGAGACAATTGTGATTACCAATGGTTTTGTGACAAACAAGGGTTAATGTCCGGTTACTTGGGTTTACCTAATGGCAAAAGGCATTTCATACTCCGCAAACGACAGATAGTGCTAGGTAGCCAAAGCCCCCCAAAATCACTGCGGtaaacccattttttttatcGGATTTGAACTCAAGACATATAGTATCAAATCCATCTTTTTATTTTGCACGCCAATTAAACTCTAAGACCTATGGGCTTTGTGTGAATTAGTTGAGACATGCAAATGATCTCTCCAGAGTTTAGCCAATCAATTTGGACAAGTATTAGACTTAGCTTCATGTACCGAGACAAGTAACTTAAAGTGACCACAGAAAAGTGTTAATAGAAGTCCAACGTCAGTCACTAAAATCTCCTAAAACCTTCTTTTACTgaatattgaaattgaaattgaattttcAAGCCTCGTAAACTAAGAATTCGTACATAATACAAagtattttatacaaaaaaaaaaatctttaatattaattaattatcatattcaaatatatataaatcgttATACACAGTGCCTGGTTTTCTACTGTCCATAGTTCATCTGTCATTTATCTATACAACCTATCTACATTGATATGTAACTTACTATTATCATATACAGTACATACAAGAGACCTTGACAATCATacactttatttttctttagtcGACAGAGTGTCTGGAAGTTTATAGCTAGCAGGTTTGTCAACACCTCGTCTCGAGTACTCTCTCCATCTTCGTGCAGCTGCAGCTGCTCTGCTTGCTCTCTCTTTCACCTCTTCCTCTGACCCTAAGTTTCATCACATTTCATTTCAGGTTAATCAAACAATGCTAGTCATATAACATCTGAATTTGGAATATAAATCATACTCGCAAAAAGACATTGAAAACAACAGTCCAGTATATGTGTTAATCAAAAGTAAAATCAGATTCGTTGAATTCCTGCCTTATTTAGGCAAACCAGACAAACAAGTTGAAAGTTACCCGACATTATCAAATCTATCTATGTGTATAATCTCCTAAGctaaattaatgaaaataaaattggtATATCTATATAATGTTGGTTTCTATAACTTTTTACTTTAATGTACCTATATTATTCATAAACTATTTTATATAGTTGGAAAGACAAAAGATTATTGTGGGGTAACTACTCAACCTATTTGTCTTGACTAAAagcttttgacccatttctgGTAATAGTCTTGCCTACTACCTTGCATCAAGGATTCAAGGTTACTCTGGTAGGTCCGAAGAGACAAGTACCAAATTCCTCGGGGgcttatcaaccaaaaaaaagAAGGTTTGTGTTATTGTCCCGTGGGAATGTGTATTACATATTTGTAATCTAGCGGGCAGCCTAGGCATAGGCCGAAGTGGACGACCACACAGGCCCGAGTTAGCGGATTGGTGATGATAGTGGTCAAGAACGAAATCTTAGAATATTTAGACTATCAAGAGTGTATGAAAAATGCTAGGAGAACTTCACGAATCGTCTATTAGCTATTACGATATCTTATTTTAATGGTAATATAGCATGATCTTGCaatgtctttttattttatttttttgaacactAATTTTTGctatgtttattaatataacatATCTTGtcgatttaaaaaaatatagtttatataatttaattcgTTACGCCTAGCCTAGGAACTCTTTTTTTCCAGCTAGTTCTGGGCCCATAAATCCTCGAAATTTTGTTCTACAAAAAACTAGAGTACTGATAAAAAGGGAAACGTGTCAATTTCGTTACATTTGCTAATGAACAGATATATTTGGGTTTTGTTATATCTTGGAAGGACTGAATCATAAAacttaaatgaaaaaatgagTCAAGCTAGTTTAACAAATTAGTGTTTGTATTTGATGCTTACAACTTCCTTAAAAGATCTGTTCAAAAAACTGGAACTGAAATCTTTTACGGGCATATATAACGCACCgactattaatataaaaatggaaaacagtGATTGAATCTTACCAAAGTTGACACATCTGTACTATCCTCAAGGAAAATCCAAAGAGCATTATAAGAGAAGCCAGTTCTT
The sequence above is drawn from the Erigeron canadensis isolate Cc75 chromosome 4, C_canadensis_v1, whole genome shotgun sequence genome and encodes:
- the LOC122596564 gene encoding glyceraldehyde-3-phosphate dehydrogenase A, chloroplastic; protein product: MAFTMANSSLQANAKGFSEFAGLRSSFAPLPFERKVSDDFVSMVSFQTSFVGTGKGCKGPVEAKLKVAINGFGRIGRNFLRCWHGRKDSPLDVIAINDTGGVKQASHLLKYDSTLGIFDADVKPSGDSAISVDGKIIKVVSDRNPSNLPWGEMGIDLVIEGTGVFVDRDGAGKHIEAGAKKVLITAPGKGDIPTYVVGVNADLYNHSENIISNASCTTNCLAPFVKVIDQKFGIIKGTMTTTHSYTGDQRLLDASHRDLRRARAAALNIVPTSTGAAKAVALVLPSLKGKLNGIALRVPTPNVSVVDLVVQVSKKTFAEEVNAAFREAAANELNGILSVCDEPLVSVDFRCSDVSSTVDSSLTMVMGDDMVKVIAWYDNEWGYSQRVVDLADIVANQWK